ATGATAATCAGATAGTCATTGGTGGAGGAAGGATCATGCATCCAATTGATTAAAAAGATAAATTAGAAATAGAATTGGTAAAAAGGATTGATCGATAGGAAGAATTACAGCTGTACGATCAAAAACACCCATGGTATAATAGTGGCATTCAAAAGGAGGATCTAAATGAAAAATAAAGGAATTAATGAAATAAGAAAAGTCTTTCTGGATTTTTTTGAATCGAAAGATCACTTGGTACGTCCAAGTTTTTCCCTCATACCCCAAGATGATAACTCACTATTGCTAATCAACTCTGGGATGGCTCCGCTAAAACCATTCTTTTCTGGAACCAGAACACCTCCTCACAAACGAATGGCTACCAGTCAAAAATGTATTCGTACAGGTGATATAGAAAATGTTGGTAAAACATCTCGTCACGCTACTTTTTTTGAGATGATGGGTAATTTTTCCTTTGGTGATTATTTCAAAAAAGAAGCCATTCAGTGGAGCTGGGAATTTTCAAAGGATCACTTACAGATGCAAGAAGATAAAATATGGGCATCTGTATATTATGAAGATGATGAAGCTTACGATATATGGAAAAATGATATTAGAATACCAGAAGAACGTATTGTTCGTTTAGGAAAAGAAGATAACTTTTGGGAAATAGGGGTTGGTCCTTGTGGTCCCTGTTCAGAGTTATATTATGATAGAGGTATTCAATTCGGATGTAATGATCCTAAATGTCAGCCTGGTTGTGACTGTGATCGCTTTGTTGAATACTGGAATTTAGTGTTTACTCAATTTAATAAAAATGAAGACGGAGAATATACACCTCTGCCAAATCCTAATATCGACACAGGGATGGGACTAGAGAGAGTGGCTTGTATTTTGCAAGACGTAGACTCTATTTTTGAAATAGATGGTATGAAAATGATATTAGATGAAGTCTGTCGTATAACCGGTGTTTCCTATGGAACTGATTCAGAACAAGATGTTTCTCTGAGAATTATTACAGATCACATCAGGTCTGTTACCTTTATGATAACGGATGGGATACTTCCGAGCAATGAAGGAAGAGGCTATGTTCTTAGAAGATTATTACGACGCGCTTCCCGCCATGGAAAATTATTAGGCATAGAAAAAACCTTTCTCTACGAATTAATGGAAATAGTAGTGAATAAATTTCACTACGGGTATCCAGAACTTAAAGAGAAAAAAGACATGATTAAAAAAGTTATCCTGTTAGAAGAACAAAAATTTGGAGAAACCATCCATCAAGGTACTGAAATTCTAAACAATATGATTGAAAGCCTAAAGAGTGAAAACAAAAAAGAACTTTCAGGATTGCAGGCTTTTAGGCTCTATGATACTTATGGCTTTCCTTTGGACTTAACAAAAGAAATTCTCGAAGAAAAAGGGTTAACGATCAATGAAGACCATTTCAAAGAACAAATGAATTTGCAAAAAGAACGTGCTCGTGCGGCTCGTAGTCAAAATGATGTAGCAGGATGGAAAGAAGATCCTTTGGCGGCACTTGAAGAAATACCAGAAACGTCATTTGTTGGTTATGAAACCCTTGAGTGTAAAAGTGAAATACTGGCACTTATTGAAAATGAAACCTTAGTTACAGAAGTTTTAGCCGATAGCAATACAAACTTTATTGTTATCCTAGATAAAACACCTTTTTATTCCGAAGGCGGAGGACAAGTAGGTGATCAGGGAGTTATTCGATCTGGTGACTTTATAGGTCGTGTAATCGATACACGATTAAGTAGTGATGAAGCTATTTATCATATTGTTCAGGGTGAAAGAGGTCATCTTAAAACAGGAGAAACGGTTTCAGCTATCGTTACCTCTCATCGTAGAAATCATACGGCTAGAAATCATACAGCGACCCATTTATTACACCGTGCCCTTCGTAATGTTCTTGGTGAACATGTTCACCAAGCTGGATCTTTAGTCACACCGGATCGTCTAAGGTTTGATTTTAATCATTTTCAGCCGGTAACACCAGAAGAACTGGAAACAATACAAAATGTTGTGAATGAACAGATACAAAAAGCTCAGAAGGTACAAGTGTTGGAAACTAGCATGCAAGAAGCAAAAGATATGGGCGCGGAAGCTCTTTTTAATGAGAAATATGCGGAAAAAGTGAGAGTGGTTAAAACCGGTGACTTCAGTCTAGAGCTTTGTGGAGGAACGCATGTAAACAATAGCGCC
This genomic interval from Tindallia magadiensis contains the following:
- the alaS gene encoding alanine--tRNA ligase; this encodes MKNKGINEIRKVFLDFFESKDHLVRPSFSLIPQDDNSLLLINSGMAPLKPFFSGTRTPPHKRMATSQKCIRTGDIENVGKTSRHATFFEMMGNFSFGDYFKKEAIQWSWEFSKDHLQMQEDKIWASVYYEDDEAYDIWKNDIRIPEERIVRLGKEDNFWEIGVGPCGPCSELYYDRGIQFGCNDPKCQPGCDCDRFVEYWNLVFTQFNKNEDGEYTPLPNPNIDTGMGLERVACILQDVDSIFEIDGMKMILDEVCRITGVSYGTDSEQDVSLRIITDHIRSVTFMITDGILPSNEGRGYVLRRLLRRASRHGKLLGIEKTFLYELMEIVVNKFHYGYPELKEKKDMIKKVILLEEQKFGETIHQGTEILNNMIESLKSENKKELSGLQAFRLYDTYGFPLDLTKEILEEKGLTINEDHFKEQMNLQKERARAARSQNDVAGWKEDPLAALEEIPETSFVGYETLECKSEILALIENETLVTEVLADSNTNFIVILDKTPFYSEGGGQVGDQGVIRSGDFIGRVIDTRLSSDEAIYHIVQGERGHLKTGETVSAIVTSHRRNHTARNHTATHLLHRALRNVLGEHVHQAGSLVTPDRLRFDFNHFQPVTPEELETIQNVVNEQIQKAQKVQVLETSMQEAKDMGAEALFNEKYAEKVRVVKTGDFSLELCGGTHVNNSAEIGMFLIMAESGIASGVRRIEAVTGAGAYQQIMKQKEIIKESESLLKVKQDTIPSKIEGMIKEIKEQEKIIQQIRKEQQKDKQGDLLQKAEVIGETKVVLEIVEGMNMDEMRQLGDQLRDSGKSAVVLLATIAEEEKVQFMVTVSKDLNKLGLHAGKLAKEAATITGGGGGGRPDMAQAGGKKPSKLPEAMKTVKTIIQNALESNS